One stretch of Haladaptatus sp. R4 DNA includes these proteins:
- a CDS encoding BCCT family transporter, with the protein MTAIEEFRRESDPFIFALSLVPLIGIIVSIVAWPDAAASKLATANTFIISNLGWFYLLVVFLSFVFVLYILFSPWGRIKLGGPDTEPDFSFWQYLVLTFTAGLSSGGLEFWGPVEPLVHYNTRPPYFSSNVGTWARMVDALQYAIFHYGMSAWATYLVFAVSISYFVYRKDTSFRPAIILAPFVGADNVGGWVAKLVDAMVVIITISGITVSFGLGISQFTAGLGYKWGIHLGDTGRIGLILLVGALFLLSVVTGIKKGIRRFADLNIVLLLGLMAVTFVFSQPASLVNLGTEALSGYVTDFVGMSLYYSPKATDWLGSWTLFFWPWWLTFAPMVGIFMARISQGRTLRQLVFAGLFGSFGLTVPWYVATGGSALLLQTSGAADLLGIYSKSGLEAVGFALFERLFPYPGVFSAILLALVISFLITTLDSSTLSIAMVIVKGDESPSSLNRVIWGLMMVLLTVSLSLAGGMPVLQSFTILVGLPTAILCAVTMVGMLLEFEREFPILTEDDIDDTDDIETAPMQSTVQQRARQTPDSDD; encoded by the coding sequence ATGACTGCAATCGAGGAGTTCCGGCGCGAATCCGATCCGTTCATATTCGCGCTCTCGCTCGTTCCCCTGATCGGAATCATCGTTAGCATCGTCGCGTGGCCGGATGCCGCCGCGTCAAAACTGGCGACTGCGAATACGTTTATCATCTCCAATCTCGGATGGTTCTACCTCTTGGTGGTGTTCCTCTCGTTCGTCTTCGTACTGTACATTCTGTTCAGCCCGTGGGGACGTATCAAACTCGGCGGCCCGGACACCGAACCCGATTTCTCGTTCTGGCAGTACCTCGTACTGACGTTTACCGCTGGTCTCTCGTCGGGTGGCCTGGAATTTTGGGGGCCGGTCGAACCGCTCGTCCACTACAACACTCGGCCGCCGTACTTCAGTTCCAATGTCGGTACGTGGGCGCGGATGGTCGACGCACTCCAGTATGCCATCTTCCACTATGGCATGTCCGCGTGGGCCACCTACCTCGTATTCGCCGTCTCCATTTCCTACTTCGTCTATCGGAAGGATACGTCGTTCCGACCCGCTATCATTCTCGCCCCGTTCGTCGGTGCCGATAACGTAGGCGGCTGGGTCGCTAAACTGGTTGACGCGATGGTCGTCATCATCACCATCAGCGGCATCACCGTCTCCTTCGGCCTCGGCATCAGCCAGTTCACCGCTGGTCTCGGATATAAGTGGGGCATCCATCTCGGCGACACTGGCCGTATCGGGCTTATCCTGCTGGTCGGTGCCTTGTTCTTACTCTCCGTCGTTACCGGAATCAAGAAGGGCATCCGTCGGTTCGCCGACCTCAACATCGTGTTGCTACTCGGACTGATGGCCGTCACGTTCGTGTTTAGCCAGCCCGCATCGCTGGTCAACCTCGGTACGGAAGCGCTCTCCGGGTACGTGACCGACTTCGTCGGCATGAGCCTCTACTATAGCCCGAAGGCCACCGACTGGCTCGGCTCTTGGACGCTGTTTTTCTGGCCGTGGTGGCTCACGTTCGCACCGATGGTCGGCATCTTCATGGCGCGTATCTCCCAAGGGCGGACGCTCCGCCAACTCGTCTTCGCGGGGCTCTTCGGTTCGTTTGGGCTTACCGTCCCCTGGTACGTCGCTACCGGCGGCTCCGCGCTCCTCCTACAGACCTCGGGTGCCGCAGACCTACTCGGCATCTACTCGAAATCGGGCCTCGAAGCCGTCGGATTCGCACTGTTTGAACGACTCTTCCCGTACCCCGGCGTGTTCTCGGCCATCCTACTGGCGCTCGTCATCAGCTTCCTTATCACCACGTTGGACTCCTCGACGCTCAGCATCGCCATGGTCATCGTGAAAGGCGACGAATCGCCGTCCTCACTCAACCGCGTCATCTGGGGGCTGATGATGGTGCTTCTCACCGTCTCACTGAGCCTCGCTGGCGGTATGCCCGTTCTCCAGTCGTTTACCATCCTCGTCGGGTTGCCGACTGCTATCCTCTGTGCCGTCACTATGGTCGGCATGCTTCTCGAATTTGAACGAGAATTCCCCATCCTTACCGAGGACGATATCGACGATACCGATGACATCGAAACCGCACCGATGCAGTCGACGGTTCAGCAACGCGCAAGGCAAACCCCAGACTCCGACGACTGA
- a CDS encoding MFS transporter → MSLPSDISETPRRARIADSIVFGVLGIVFATWAVRIPAVRSKIGASSGDIGLALLGLACGSIVGLVAGGWLVSHHGGRRIIRIGLPVYCLSLLSITLANRLDVLVTTLVVFGVGKGLTDVAANAQGMRIEHGYSGQIMGSFHALFSGGGLIGAGIGAVATTLGLSVRTHFLIVGLALLAGGLAASAWLLPKNGDSGAEPAFSLPSRKLAGFCAIGFCALFIEGVGNDWSAVFLKSSVGTSATVAALGFGAFSLTMMLGRFLSDYIVVRLGSQRFIRTTAIVAALGLALTLVAQTIVSLVGLALLGFGLAGLMPVAMSMAGNYDPESPAEPAIAAVSTTGYGGFAIGPVIIGVIADATTLRAALVPALVLALLVAVFTGILPTVSHLSHEREAST, encoded by the coding sequence ATGAGCCTTCCAAGCGACATCTCGGAGACGCCTCGCCGCGCCCGCATCGCCGATTCCATCGTGTTCGGTGTGCTGGGTATCGTCTTTGCGACGTGGGCGGTTCGGATTCCAGCGGTTCGGTCCAAGATCGGCGCATCGTCAGGTGACATCGGACTCGCACTCCTCGGACTGGCGTGTGGAAGCATCGTCGGATTGGTCGCGGGCGGATGGCTCGTCTCTCACCACGGCGGCAGACGGATAATCCGGATCGGACTCCCCGTGTACTGCCTCTCGCTCCTCTCGATTACGCTCGCCAACAGACTCGACGTCCTCGTCACCACGCTCGTCGTTTTCGGGGTCGGAAAGGGGTTGACCGACGTCGCCGCGAACGCCCAAGGAATGCGTATCGAACACGGTTACTCGGGACAGATAATGGGCAGTTTTCACGCGCTGTTCAGCGGCGGCGGGTTGATCGGTGCGGGTATCGGCGCAGTCGCAACGACGCTCGGACTCTCGGTTCGAACGCACTTCCTGATCGTCGGTCTCGCCTTGCTCGCCGGTGGACTCGCCGCGAGTGCGTGGCTCCTCCCGAAGAACGGCGACTCTGGCGCCGAACCCGCTTTCTCCCTCCCATCCCGAAAGCTCGCCGGGTTTTGCGCCATCGGATTCTGTGCGCTCTTTATCGAGGGCGTCGGAAACGATTGGAGCGCCGTGTTCCTCAAGAGCAGCGTCGGTACCTCTGCAACCGTTGCCGCACTGGGATTCGGCGCGTTCTCCCTCACGATGATGCTCGGTCGATTCCTCTCCGACTACATCGTCGTTCGACTCGGTTCTCAGCGGTTCATTCGAACCACTGCCATCGTCGCCGCCCTCGGTCTCGCGTTGACGCTCGTCGCCCAAACGATCGTTTCGCTGGTCGGCTTGGCGTTGCTCGGTTTCGGCCTCGCCGGTCTCATGCCCGTCGCGATGAGCATGGCGGGGAATTACGACCCCGAGTCACCGGCCGAACCAGCAATCGCCGCCGTTTCGACGACCGGTTACGGCGGGTTCGCCATCGGACCGGTCATCATCGGCGTCATCGCCGACGCGACGACGTTACGGGCGGCGTTGGTTCCGGCCTTGGTCCTCGCCCTCCTCGTGGCGGTCTTCACCGGTATCCTTCCGACGGTTTCCCACCTCTCCCACGAACGGGAAGCATCGACGTGA
- a CDS encoding response regulator, with amino-acid sequence MTTAGTIGVLIVDDEPEVTVLYEKWLSDHRTYVAHDGTEALSILDERAAEIDVVLLDRKMPALSGPEVLERIRTDGYDCRVAMITAVAPSYDIIDMKFDEYVTKPVDRGSLQGTVESLYNRAEYAETLTHYYSLVSTHANLLAEYPPDELQENDEFVSLEAEIDDVRRTLDSSLEVNDHREFQHALREIQ; translated from the coding sequence ATGACGACAGCAGGTACTATCGGCGTGCTAATAGTGGACGACGAACCGGAGGTGACGGTTCTCTACGAGAAGTGGCTCTCGGACCACCGAACGTACGTCGCACACGACGGAACGGAAGCACTCTCGATACTCGACGAACGGGCGGCGGAGATAGACGTCGTGCTCCTCGACCGAAAGATGCCCGCGTTGAGCGGCCCCGAGGTTCTCGAACGAATTCGAACCGATGGGTACGACTGCCGTGTCGCCATGATCACCGCGGTGGCACCGAGTTACGACATCATCGACATGAAATTCGACGAGTACGTCACGAAACCTGTCGATAGGGGTTCACTCCAGGGGACGGTCGAGTCGCTCTACAACCGTGCGGAGTACGCGGAGACGCTGACACACTACTACTCGTTGGTTTCGACCCACGCGAACCTATTGGCCGAATATCCCCCCGACGAACTACAGGAAAACGACGAGTTCGTCTCCCTCGAAGCCGAAATCGACGACGTTCGCCGCACGCTCGATTCTTCGCTCGAAGTCAACGACCACCGGGAGTTCCAGCACGCACTCCGCGAGATTCAGTGA
- a CDS encoding TrmB family transcriptional regulator — MEPTELNAVLEEAGLSPYQADAYVTLLELGSASASEIASMSGVPQPRIYDVLRTLDDEGYVTVYERDRLYAQATHPSEALSGLKTAIERYEFAIDEIETRYQAPEVREGDVSLVQRFRTVLDHARESIGMANEHIQLAVPADQFTTLQPLLRDAHERGVYVQLSLHLPPDDELPFDRSEFEGVCTEVRRRDLAGPFLLLVDRQRACYATNSSREYGVLVDDYTTTYVFHWYYLTRLWEVYETIYDGRNERPPYSFVEITDCIRGIEPLLDDGAEIFGRVEGELVRTGRDRTLTGQFVDVEYTGTRTEGTPASLIELAAEATIYFQTEEKRYTIGGRGAEREDIAAKRFTVERIDGP; from the coding sequence ATGGAACCGACCGAACTGAATGCCGTGCTCGAAGAGGCAGGTCTCTCCCCATATCAGGCGGATGCGTACGTCACGCTGCTCGAACTCGGATCGGCGTCGGCGAGCGAAATCGCGTCGATGAGCGGGGTGCCGCAACCACGAATCTACGACGTGCTTCGGACGCTGGACGACGAGGGCTACGTTACCGTCTACGAGCGCGACCGACTATACGCCCAAGCAACCCACCCGTCAGAAGCCCTGTCTGGGCTCAAGACGGCAATCGAGCGGTACGAATTCGCCATCGACGAAATCGAGACGCGATACCAAGCACCCGAGGTGCGGGAAGGTGACGTGAGTCTCGTCCAACGTTTTCGAACGGTGTTGGACCACGCTCGCGAATCGATCGGGATGGCGAACGAGCACATCCAACTGGCGGTTCCCGCCGATCAGTTCACCACGCTCCAACCGCTGTTGCGGGATGCCCACGAACGCGGCGTGTACGTTCAACTCTCGCTCCACCTCCCGCCCGACGACGAACTCCCGTTCGACCGTTCGGAGTTCGAGGGAGTGTGTACCGAAGTCCGCCGACGTGACCTCGCCGGGCCGTTCCTCCTGTTGGTCGACCGCCAGCGCGCCTGTTACGCGACGAACAGTTCACGGGAGTACGGCGTGCTCGTGGACGACTACACGACGACGTACGTGTTCCACTGGTACTACCTGACGCGACTCTGGGAGGTGTACGAGACGATATACGACGGACGCAACGAGCGACCTCCGTACTCGTTCGTGGAGATAACGGACTGTATTCGCGGGATAGAACCCCTTCTGGACGATGGTGCCGAGATATTCGGACGCGTCGAAGGGGAGTTGGTGAGAACGGGACGGGATCGCACGCTCACGGGGCAGTTCGTTGACGTGGAGTATACCGGTACCAGAACGGAAGGGACACCGGCCTCGCTCATAGAACTGGCCGCGGAAGCGACGATCTACTTCCAAACGGAGGAGAAGCGATACACGATCGGCGGACGGGGAGCAGAAAGGGAGGACATCGCCGCGAAACGGTTTACCGTCGAACGAATCGACGGCCCCTGA
- a CDS encoding DedA family protein: MADPVGTTNSFIQQYGLLAVFVYMFLESGLLLHFVPSEVVLPFAAALLVHGPVSFVVFVAVATAGGTAGSVFVYYVFGRGGEYVLERYGTYLHLTPADLERGRRVFHRWGEGTVFFCRFLPVLRALISIPAGIAEMDVRRFVLYTASGTAVFVSALTYLAYAGTQAGTPVHRALAALVAVLTLDVQYVRSHFPVVLMGVVASVVVLVVVWTHREWIRANPLAAKAALLRVVGIVGTVLGLLFITSAMSVPVAAYSLVTWIWNDPRFFVTDLGLSPQGALVVTGVGVLFVTLVVYEGGKRIPVDVASRIGSRD; the protein is encoded by the coding sequence ATGGCCGATCCCGTAGGAACCACGAACTCGTTCATCCAGCAGTACGGCCTGCTCGCGGTGTTCGTCTACATGTTCCTCGAATCGGGGCTGCTGTTGCATTTCGTGCCGAGCGAGGTCGTCCTGCCGTTTGCGGCCGCGCTGTTGGTTCATGGACCGGTCAGCTTCGTCGTGTTCGTCGCCGTGGCGACGGCCGGTGGAACCGCGGGAAGCGTCTTCGTCTACTACGTGTTCGGGCGTGGCGGCGAGTACGTGCTGGAGCGATACGGGACGTATCTCCATCTGACTCCGGCGGATCTCGAACGCGGGCGGCGTGTCTTTCATCGGTGGGGCGAGGGAACCGTCTTTTTCTGTCGATTTCTTCCCGTTCTCCGGGCGCTCATCAGTATTCCGGCGGGAATCGCGGAGATGGACGTTCGCCGATTTGTGCTCTACACGGCCTCCGGAACCGCCGTGTTCGTCTCCGCGCTGACGTACTTGGCGTACGCCGGAACGCAAGCCGGGACTCCAGTTCACCGAGCGCTCGCGGCACTCGTTGCAGTTCTGACGCTGGATGTGCAGTACGTGCGGAGTCACTTTCCCGTGGTTCTGATGGGGGTCGTGGCGTCGGTTGTCGTACTCGTCGTCGTCTGGACCCACCGCGAGTGGATTCGCGCGAATCCACTCGCCGCGAAGGCGGCGTTGCTCCGTGTGGTCGGTATCGTCGGAACCGTCCTCGGGTTGCTGTTCATCACGAGCGCGATGAGCGTCCCCGTGGCCGCCTACTCGCTCGTCACGTGGATTTGGAACGACCCTCGGTTTTTCGTGACCGACCTCGGGCTCTCCCCCCAGGGAGCGCTGGTCGTGACCGGCGTGGGGGTGCTGTTCGTGACCCTCGTCGTCTACGAGGGCGGAAAACGGATTCCGGTGGACGTGGCGTCTCGGATTGGTTCACGGGACTGA
- a CDS encoding flippase-like domain-containing protein: MVVPVGGVLSRKTPLNVDVPEQELERRVTLFLSNLEQIARTPHRLAVGLFFSAVGWLFLAVCLWLSLYSLGYAIPVEAPLFIVPLAMTASVTPLPGGFGGIDAAYILLLVSLTNVPLPVITAALLVFRAGTYLLPVIAGGAAVTMLEANRR; this comes from the coding sequence TTGGTTGTCCCGGTTGGGGGCGTCCTCAGCCGGAAAACCCCGCTGAACGTCGACGTTCCGGAGCAAGAACTCGAACGACGGGTGACGCTGTTTCTCTCGAATTTGGAACAGATCGCACGGACACCGCATCGACTCGCCGTCGGACTGTTCTTCTCGGCGGTTGGCTGGCTCTTTCTGGCGGTTTGCCTTTGGCTCTCGCTCTACTCGCTCGGCTACGCGATTCCGGTCGAAGCACCGCTGTTCATCGTCCCGCTGGCGATGACGGCGAGCGTGACGCCGCTCCCCGGCGGCTTTGGCGGTATCGATGCCGCGTACATCCTGTTACTCGTGAGCCTGACGAACGTTCCGCTTCCGGTGATAACGGCGGCGCTTCTCGTCTTCCGAGCGGGAACCTATCTGCTTCCGGTCATCGCCGGTGGGGCCGCCGTGACGATGCTGGAGGCGAATCGACGGTGA
- a CDS encoding DedA family protein codes for MFDWLASTTLSFVTKYGYLAVFLYLALETAFILHFAPSEIVVPFAAVQLVHDPLSFAFFVVVTTAGATVGSLLGYYVFGKNGKAALHRYGHILHVSESDLERSQGWFQQWGRSSVFWGRMLPFVRAAISIPAGLAEMDLRRFVVYSAGGSLVFNVFLTYLVYEGSGETSPLGWMIETISTTLLPYTTSMEGSLLLLASLVVVLCLGLGVIWVAREQLNRKTAPRR; via the coding sequence ATGTTCGACTGGTTAGCCAGTACCACACTTTCGTTCGTCACCAAATACGGCTACCTGGCTGTCTTCCTCTATCTGGCACTCGAAACGGCGTTCATTCTCCATTTCGCGCCGAGCGAAATCGTCGTCCCGTTTGCGGCGGTACAACTCGTCCACGACCCGCTATCGTTCGCGTTTTTCGTCGTCGTCACGACCGCTGGAGCGACGGTAGGGAGCCTCCTCGGCTATTACGTGTTCGGTAAAAACGGGAAGGCGGCGCTTCATCGGTACGGACACATCCTCCACGTCTCCGAGTCGGATTTGGAACGAAGTCAGGGCTGGTTTCAGCAATGGGGTCGGAGTTCGGTCTTCTGGGGCCGAATGCTTCCGTTCGTACGCGCGGCCATCTCGATTCCCGCCGGACTCGCCGAAATGGACCTGCGGAGGTTCGTCGTCTACTCCGCGGGCGGATCGCTCGTTTTCAACGTGTTTTTGACGTACCTCGTTTACGAAGGATCAGGCGAAACGTCCCCGCTCGGGTGGATGATCGAAACGATTTCCACGACACTGCTGCCCTACACCACGTCGATGGAGGGGAGCCTGCTCCTCCTCGCGAGCCTCGTCGTCGTTCTCTGTCTCGGTCTCGGCGTCATCTGGGTCGCCCGTGAACAGTTGAACCGAAAAACCGCCCCACGTCGGTAA
- a CDS encoding histidine kinase N-terminal 7TM domain-containing protein has product MLVLTSSSLVSARRWTTLIGICVTAIPILWLTFALEYTGREDWVTRTTLPLIWAEPVCYIVFALVSPARGFANETARLTTSDGLTALSVVHTGSFYFHLVYLFVVLVTGFGFLTSFVVQADRLYRKQTVAIILAGLVPFFSISVFSVVDLNVAFGLTPVFFAASGILDSLALFRYNFLDVAPLASEVVLSEMDDPVIVVTDGRIVEYNSAAEPLFQVDSVVGSQLETAVPGLLDAVSCGHSFTPAVRTDDSMGETPVYDPRSTPIRDHHDAHRGDIFVLREITEQKRREETLRALQSATRRFMDVERPEAIADVAVQTADEVLDHPYSAILFPDDDETILRSVAMTSLLERGLDEELAFSRDVESMWSVFESGTPVVYESLDLLPRSKYGYLPVGCLLLLPLGEHGVLGVGSDTRKRTFTENERRFARVLASTTETALDRARRERELRESQAMVEERTEQIEFFNGVLRHDILNGITVVNGNLELLEPHVKASGTSYFDTVRKWSEDIGALTEKVRSVSQTVTDSESVSLESVSLSAAVTRRVTKVRDTYPNASVETDIEEGLTVAGNELLGEVVENVLLNAIEHHDDRSPSLVVRARRSEGSVRVEIEDDGPGISDGMKTQVFDRNVTSETTGSIGFGLYFVSVMMDQYGGAVWFEDADPRGTVAVLTFPQDDRPE; this is encoded by the coding sequence CTGCTCGTCCTCACGAGTTCCTCGCTCGTTTCCGCTCGCCGCTGGACGACGCTCATCGGCATCTGTGTCACCGCAATTCCCATCCTCTGGTTGACCTTCGCGCTCGAATACACCGGCCGCGAGGATTGGGTCACGAGAACGACGCTCCCGCTCATCTGGGCGGAGCCAGTTTGCTACATCGTCTTCGCACTCGTGAGTCCCGCCCGGGGGTTCGCAAACGAAACCGCGCGGCTGACGACGAGCGACGGCCTCACCGCCTTGTCGGTCGTGCACACCGGATCGTTTTACTTCCATCTCGTCTACCTGTTCGTCGTCCTCGTCACCGGGTTCGGTTTTCTCACATCCTTCGTGGTGCAGGCCGACCGACTCTACCGGAAACAGACGGTCGCGATCATCCTCGCGGGATTGGTTCCCTTTTTCAGCATCTCGGTCTTCTCCGTCGTCGATTTGAACGTCGCTTTCGGGTTGACGCCCGTTTTCTTCGCCGCCAGCGGCATTCTGGACAGCCTCGCGCTGTTCCGCTACAACTTCCTCGACGTCGCGCCGCTCGCTTCGGAAGTCGTCCTCTCCGAGATGGACGACCCGGTGATCGTCGTCACCGACGGACGAATCGTCGAGTACAACTCGGCGGCGGAACCGCTGTTTCAGGTCGACAGCGTCGTCGGGAGCCAACTCGAAACAGCCGTTCCCGGCCTGCTCGACGCCGTATCATGCGGACATTCTTTCACCCCCGCCGTCCGAACAGACGACAGTATGGGGGAGACGCCCGTCTACGACCCCCGTTCGACACCGATCCGTGACCACCACGACGCCCATCGTGGGGACATCTTCGTCCTTCGAGAGATAACCGAACAGAAACGGCGAGAGGAGACGCTTCGTGCGCTTCAGTCCGCGACGCGTCGATTCATGGACGTGGAACGGCCGGAAGCGATCGCCGATGTCGCCGTGCAAACCGCCGACGAGGTGTTGGACCACCCCTACTCGGCCATCCTCTTTCCGGACGATGACGAAACGATCCTTCGGTCGGTTGCGATGACGTCCCTCCTCGAACGCGGTCTCGACGAGGAGTTGGCGTTTTCGCGTGACGTCGAATCGATGTGGTCGGTGTTCGAATCGGGAACGCCCGTCGTTTACGAGTCCCTCGACCTTCTACCGAGGTCCAAATACGGGTATCTCCCGGTCGGTTGTCTGTTGTTGCTCCCGCTCGGCGAACACGGCGTTCTGGGTGTCGGCAGCGACACGAGAAAACGGACGTTCACGGAGAACGAGCGCCGCTTCGCACGGGTTTTGGCGAGCACGACGGAAACGGCGCTCGACCGCGCACGGCGCGAGCGGGAACTACGGGAGAGCCAGGCGATGGTCGAGGAACGAACCGAACAGATCGAGTTCTTCAACGGCGTTCTGCGCCACGACATCCTGAACGGAATCACGGTCGTGAACGGCAACCTCGAACTCCTCGAACCCCACGTCAAAGCGTCCGGAACGTCGTATTTCGACACGGTTCGGAAGTGGAGCGAGGACATCGGCGCGTTGACCGAAAAGGTGCGGTCGGTCAGCCAGACCGTCACCGATTCCGAATCGGTGTCGCTGGAATCCGTTTCCCTCTCGGCGGCCGTGACGAGACGGGTCACGAAAGTCAGGGACACGTATCCGAACGCGAGCGTCGAGACCGATATCGAGGAGGGACTGACCGTGGCGGGCAACGAACTGCTCGGCGAGGTCGTGGAGAACGTGCTGTTGAACGCCATCGAGCATCACGACGACCGATCACCCTCCCTCGTGGTTCGAGCACGACGTTCCGAAGGTTCGGTTCGAGTCGAAATCGAGGACGACGGACCGGGAATTTCGGACGGGATGAAAACACAGGTGTTCGACCGCAACGTCACGTCCGAGACGACTGGCTCCATCGGGTTCGGTCTCTACTTCGTTTCCGTCATGATGGATCAGTACGGTGGTGCGGTGTGGTTCGAAGACGCGGACCCGCGTGGGACGGTTGCCGTCCTTACGTTCCCGCAGGACGACCGACCGGAATAG
- a CDS encoding flippase-like domain-containing protein yields the protein MDESGRVRNERVEQGDGEMDARGAQLNVRSVVLGLLASLVVLIIIVSLVGVSSVVAAFKAARPSAIFAIVVAVTCWQVAWSSALHVVLSLLEYPQSRPRTMLIYLSIVFANSITPFAQAGAEPLAALFVSRATDAEYETGLSAVVSVDTINFLPSVGFALVGLAYFTVRATLNPRLKLALVLFLVVALLVAVVAVFAWRSRETLAASLVSWLSRLGASSAGKPR from the coding sequence GTGGATGAATCGGGTCGGGTTCGGAACGAACGGGTGGAACAGGGGGATGGGGAGATGGATGCAAGGGGCGCGCAGTTGAACGTCCGGTCGGTCGTGCTCGGCCTTCTCGCGTCGCTCGTCGTGCTAATCATCATCGTCTCGCTCGTGGGTGTCTCGTCGGTCGTCGCCGCCTTCAAAGCCGCGAGGCCGAGCGCTATCTTCGCCATCGTGGTTGCCGTGACCTGCTGGCAGGTCGCGTGGAGTTCGGCGTTGCACGTCGTCCTGTCGCTGCTGGAGTATCCACAGTCACGTCCTCGGACGATGCTGATCTATCTGAGCATCGTTTTCGCCAACAGCATCACCCCGTTCGCACAGGCCGGTGCGGAACCCCTCGCCGCGTTGTTCGTCTCGCGTGCCACGGATGCCGAGTACGAAACGGGACTGTCGGCCGTCGTGAGCGTCGATACGATCAATTTCCTCCCCTCCGTTGGGTTCGCACTGGTCGGATTAGCGTACTTCACCGTCCGAGCGACGCTCAATCCGCGACTCAAACTCGCACTGGTGTTGTTTCTGGTCGTCGCCCTCCTGGTCGCCGTGGTCGCGGTGTTCGCGTGGCGGTCGAGGGAGACGCTCGCGGCATCGCTCGTGAGTTGGTTGTCCCGGTTGGGGGCGTCCTCAGCCGGAAAACCCCGCTGA